In Chrysiogenes arsenatis DSM 11915, the following proteins share a genomic window:
- a CDS encoding ferredoxin has translation MSKKVALRTEECIACGLCYGSVPTVFSSDEGGQAYVSDPNGADEATIQSAIDDCPVSCIYWEET, from the coding sequence ATGTCAAAAAAAGTCGCATTACGCACTGAAGAATGTATTGCCTGTGGTCTGTGTTATGGCAGCGTGCCAACTGTTTTTTCGAGTGACGAAGGTGGGCAAGCGTATGTCAGTGATCCTAATGGAGCGGATGAAGCAACGATTCAGAGTGCCATTGATGATTGCCCGGTTTCCTGCATCTATTGGGAAGAAACGTAA
- the cybH gene encoding Ni/Fe-hydrogenase, b-type cytochrome subunit, which produces MKRNQNWITEQFVRQYRLSAEMRWAHWIRAIAILALVVTGFYLARPYLTPEPVLEPVKFQYAMWRFVHIVCGFALAGITIFRIYVFFFDLRSRRAEWTSFYTTFKPKTWWQQLKYYALLSDSTIAKEGIYGPLQHVSYIMLMLMLIGEILTGFILHSAGYGQGLGGLLGEFLAPLTVWMGGLAGVRNIHYLLMWGILIFIPIHIYMVFWYSNRHPSGSVDAIFNGYVFKKVDDKKTMQ; this is translated from the coding sequence ATGAAACGTAATCAAAACTGGATCACCGAACAATTTGTCCGGCAATACCGCCTTTCGGCAGAAATGCGCTGGGCACATTGGATTCGCGCCATCGCCATTCTCGCGCTGGTCGTGACTGGCTTTTATCTGGCACGCCCCTACTTAACGCCAGAACCCGTACTTGAACCCGTGAAGTTCCAATACGCCATGTGGCGCTTTGTCCACATCGTCTGCGGCTTTGCCCTTGCGGGAATTACGATTTTCCGGATTTATGTGTTCTTTTTCGACCTGCGTTCGCGCAGAGCTGAATGGACATCGTTTTACACCACATTTAAGCCCAAAACATGGTGGCAACAGCTGAAGTACTACGCACTGCTCAGTGATTCAACAATCGCCAAAGAAGGGATTTATGGCCCATTACAGCACGTGTCGTATATCATGTTGATGCTGATGCTAATTGGCGAAATCCTGACCGGATTTATCCTGCACTCGGCGGGGTATGGACAAGGGCTGGGGGGATTGCTCGGTGAATTTCTGGCACCTCTAACCGTCTGGATGGGTGGACTGGCCGGTGTGCGTAACATTCACTATCTCCTAATGTGGGGGATTTTGATATTCATCCCGATTCACATCTACATGGTCTTTTGGTATTCGAACCGTCATCCGAGTGGATCAGTTGATGCCATTTTTAACGGCTACGTGTTCAAGAAAGTTGACGACAAAAAAACGATGCAGTAA